A window of Pseudomonas alcaliphila JAB1 genomic DNA:
CTTCGATCAACGGCAACTGCTCGTCGAGCAGGCTGCTGGCGAGGATGTTCAGATCACCGCCGATGCGTTGCTGGCGCTCTTGCTGCGCTTCGTCACGGGCGCGCTGGTTCGCCCAGACGCGGCGCCACAGATGCCAGGCATAAGCGGCCAGCGCTGCGATCAGCAGCAGGCCGCTCAGCAGCAGGGTGAGGTTCAAGGCACTCATGCGCGGTTCAGGCGCCGTGGCACTTCTTGTACTTCTTCTCGCTGCCGCATGGGCAAGGATCGTTACGGCCGACATCCTTCAGCGCGTTGCGCACCGGCTCCTGATGGCCATGGTTGCAGTGCGGGCCGTGCACATGGCCGTGATCGTGATGATCGTGGTCATGGTTGCAGTCAGGGCCGTGGACGTGGGGTTGGTTGCTCATGGTGTTACTCGTGCAGGTTATTCGGGGATGAAATCGCCGGGAATTATCTCGCCATTACGCGACATGTGCACGCTTCGGCCGAACAACATGCCGGTTTTTACCTCACCCTTGAGGCTATAGCGAATCGGCACGTCCGGTTTTTCCAGTGCCTTGACGATCTGCCGCACATGGCGCCAGAGGTTGGTGCGCACCGGTACTTCGAAGGTGTGGTGGCCGTGGGCGGGCACGGTGAACCACTCGTTGGAGTAGCCCTCGGCCAGCTGGATACCATTGAGATGGACGTTGTAGTCCAGCCCGCGCACCGGCAGGCTGACGCCGTTGGGATTGTCGATTCGAAAGCGCAGGCGGAACTCCTGTTCGAGCAGCCTGGCCTTGACCACATCAACTTTGATGAGTTGGACGTCCGGGTCCTTGAAACCACCTGTCATCCAGGTGGAGCATCCTGGCAGGCCTGAAAGCAGGCCAAAAAACATCAATAGGCTGATAATTCTTATCATTTGCGCCTGAGAAAACATTTCATACCCCCATTGCGTCTCAGTGTAACAAGCAAGCGCTTGGCTGCAACGGGGAAGCACTCATTATTTTCAACGAGATACTGTGGAGGTTTCGGGTTGTTGGTAATCGGAAGAGCATGAATGAGACGCCTGCAGTGTCAGGGCAAAGGAACCTGCGCCATACTGAGCGGCGAATAGGACAGGAGTGTGACCATGAGTCGCTACGAGATCGCCTTCTCCGGGCAACTGGTGCCGGGCGCCCAGCCGGAGTTGGTCAAGGCCAACATGGCCAAGCTGTTCCAGGCCGATGCTCAGCGCATCGCTCAGTTGTTCTCCGGGCGCCGCATCGTGATCAAGAACAATCTCGACGCCGCCGGGGCGGAGAAGTACCGCGCGACACTGGAGCGTGCCGGTGCGCGGGTCGAGGTCATCGACATGGATGCGTTGATCGAGGAAGTCGAGCTGGCGCCGCCGCCCGTAGAGCCGGCACCTGCACCTGCACCTGCACCGGCAGCTGCACCGCACGCGGCCAGGCCGGGCCGTCTGCAGGTCGCGCCACGAGATGAGTACATGGCCGCGTTCAGTGATGTGGATGCCCCGGATTTCGATATCGCACCGGTAGGCAGCGATCTGCAGGACGCCAGGCCCGACGCTGCCGCGCCACAGGTCGACCTGTCGCAGTTCAGTCTGGCGCCCGTTGGTAGCGATATGGGGCAAGCCAAGCCTGCGACTCCAGCGGCTGCACCGGATACCTCGCATCTGAAACTGCAGGATTGAGCATTCACTAGCCTGGCCGAAACGCCGTGAGCTGCGCAGGCAGCCAAGGCGTTTCAGTCAGGCCCCTAACCCGCCTTG
This region includes:
- a CDS encoding LEA type 2 family protein codes for the protein MFSQAQMIRIISLLMFFGLLSGLPGCSTWMTGGFKDPDVQLIKVDVVKARLLEQEFRLRFRIDNPNGVSLPVRGLDYNVHLNGIQLAEGYSNEWFTVPAHGHHTFEVPVRTNLWRHVRQIVKALEKPDVPIRYSLKGEVKTGMLFGRSVHMSRNGEIIPGDFIPE
- a CDS encoding SEC-C metal-binding domain-containing protein: MSNQPHVHGPDCNHDHDHHDHGHVHGPHCNHGHQEPVRNALKDVGRNDPCPCGSEKKYKKCHGA